The genome window atctGGGCTGCGACCCTATCACCGAGGATACCATCTCGCTTCTCGTCACCTGGAACAAGAACGGCGAGCCCAGCAAGCGAGCCGTTGGTGTCTACACAGCCTCGTGGACCGCTCCTCAAAAGGCTGGTGTCCACTCGAACCAATACTTCCACTACCTCGCTGCCAACGGTGAGATCCGCATCGACCAGGCCAAGCGTGGCTACGACGTTGCAGATGACTCTATCGGTCAATTGATGTGGTACAACCCATTCTACATGAAGTATGCtcctgatgaggatggcaacTTCGCTGGCCAGACTGGTTATGGTTACATCTCCATTGAGAAGTTTGTCGATGGTTGCAGAGCTGTCAACTCTGGAAAGCTCAAGCCTGAGGACCTTGACGCCAAGCCTCTCCCTACTCTCAAGAACACTATCGCCACAACGGCTATCCTTGAGGCTGGCCGAAGAAGTATCGATGAGAACCGAGAGGTCAAGATTGTTGTCGAGAACGGCAAGTGGAGGCTGGAGTAATGgataaaaggaaaggaaagaaaagaaataggAGAATGATAAATGCCATTTGCTACGTGTAGATATGTCTGATGGGTTATGGCCAAAAGTAATGATCAAGTCTTGTGTTATTGCAACCTTGTAGAAGTGATCTACCGGTTCCTTCAAGTGAATATGGTTATGCTACGAGTCTAATGCGGGGTGGACACTAAAACACCTTTGCCCTTTAAACTCTTAAGCTCCACCAAAAACTCAACAACACACCTTATATACCCTCGTTTCAAAGCCGGTTTTGACGTTTCAATACTTCTCACTACATGAAATTCCAAGCCAGCCTCATATAACTACATCTTCCCCCTTGATAGCCATCATGCCCGAACCCCGCTTCTCCGATCTGATCCTCCCTCAAAATGAACAACTCTCCATGTCCCAACTCATGGCGTCTTTCAAACGCACCACACTTACAATCCACAACCGTCTGACTAGCATCCAAACCGACGCTGGCTTTGTGGATGCGGTGTCTCAAGCATATAGCCCCCGACCCCTTGTGGCTAATGAACGTTGTGGAAGTTGGTATATTCCGCCTGAGCGTAAAGGTGCAAGTGCGTATTTTAAGAGTACAGATGGCCATGAGAGGGCGTGGAAGTTTAGCACCAGGCGGTTGAACTTGCATTTGGTTGAGCTTATTGAGAATAACGATGGGTATGTATAGAGTCCTAGTTACCTTCATGTTAGCTGAGAACTAACATGTTGATAGTATCATAGTCGTCGACTCTACTCGCCGTGGAAAGAGTATGTTCTGTCCCATGACAACCACAGTCTCGGATAAAGTGAAGACTGACTTACATAGGGATGCCTGATGCCCTTTCATCGACAATTCCTATCTGGTGCACagtcctcaacctcactctTCTCCCCTCAAACCCATCCTCAGCAAATCTCTATCTGCCAGCTCATCTCCCCGCAACAACACACTCCCAAATATGTGCACTCATCCCTGAATTCGTTGCTTCCTTCAAGGcactcaatctcaatcttccAACATGTCTGACAAAACCACTCCGCCCATTCTGGGTAACCCCAGACTCATCTCTTCCCTCTGTCCAAGACACATCTTCCATATTTGATGACTTCCGCCCTGTCATCTGCTGCACGGCTAGTCGCCGAGTTATAGGCAGCGAGATGGATGAGGGAGGATACATACAAGGTGCAGCTGATGATACTGAGATGTGGGCGCATGATCTTACCGCGCCTTTGTTTTGGGAGAatattgatgagcttctcaagacgcCAGAGGCTGAACTGCCAGATCTGATCTCCAGACTAGTCAGCGACCATGCTTCTAGCAAGAAGGACGAAGGAACACAGATAGAGCTGACACCCCAGCTTTCAGTTTGCCCTTTACCACTTCACGCCAATCCCTCAGAATGTCGAATTGCAGTAACTCAAGACACCACAGCAAAGGATAACTGGATAAAGTCCAAGACTTACATGGAAGCCGGCCTTGGCAAGAACAAGCAGGCTAGTCGCAGCCTTCGCACTTCTCTACCTGAAATATGCGACTTTGCTGCTAAATATCTTGCCTCGGCCACAGAGCCTGATCAGCAACGAATTGTGGTCGCATGCGAATCAGGGCGAGATCTATCAGTGGGCGTGGCCCTCGCGATATCATGCTACCTATTTGACGATGACGGTAAGATCAGAAAATCAACAGAAGACATATCATTTACAAAGACTTTCATAAAGTCGAGATTGGGTGTCGTCATGACAGCTTACCCAGGTGCCAACCCCAGCCGGGCCACTCTACAGAGTGtcaatagctttttaatggACTGGCGAAAATGATGCAGTtcatatagaatatatatttctatattTAGAATCCATAAATCCACCATGAGACAACGACCTTGCATCCGAGACCATAAGCTGCACCATGTCTCAGTCTCAACATTGCCTCAAATGGCGGTTGGTTACCATAACAGAGCAGAAGATTGTAAAGTTTATTAGTTCAATTGATCTAGTTAGGTGATTTACTCCATCTCTTTCGCTATTTGACCGATATGTATTTTGGGTATTCCTCAAAGCAATTTCAACAACAAAGCTCGTTTCCTTAGAcctcaccagcctcaatcttCTGCAGAGCAGCAGGGAACTCGGACCAGTCTCGCATGATGACAACAGCACCAGCATCTCTCAAGGTTTTCTCCATCTCGGGCTTCTTATCCTCAGCATAAGGACCAACATAACCAATGACCTTGATACCGGCACGAGTGCCGCTAAGGGTGCCGCTCTTGCTGTCCTCAATAGCGACGGcctcctcggccttcttgCCAAGTTTCTCTAGGGCGTGGAGATAGATAGCGGGATCAGGCTTGCTGGTGGGCTTCTCGAGACTTGTAGCGGCAGAGAAGACAACATCGCCCTGGAAGTACTTGTCCTGACCGACCTTCTCAATGGAGGCACGGACACGGCGCAGGGCAGAGGAAGAAACTACTGACATGGTGTACTTGCCAGAAGcggcaagcttctcgagctgctcatcaacaccaacacaagGTCGGAGAGattccttgagcttggcaatGACGGCGTCCTCCTCCTTTCGAACATAGGTCTCCATGTCCTCAGGTGAGATCTCGATGTTGTAGTTCTTCTGGAGGGTGGTGAGCATGCCGCGGAAGTTCTGACCGACGAACTCCTTGATGAGGGTCTCGCCAGTGAAGCGCATCTCGACTTGGCGAGCCTCGCAGATCTCGTTAATGAGGCCAGCGCAAGCCTCGAAGGCAAGCTCCTCAGAGAGGACGAGGGTGTTGTCGCAGTCGAACAGAAGGGTGGTGATCTAGAAATTGTCAGTGTAAGCGCGAATAACATCGAGATTGCATGAGCAACATACCTCGGGCATTTTGGCGGATTGCGGTGAAGAAAGTTCtagagaagaagcaaagacaagTTCTCAAGAGGAGGGATTGGACGTAttaagaagagaagaagaggagaacagAAGAACCTTGTGGAAATCAGGTGGAGCAAGGAATAGATGGaggtgaaggaagaaaagacagTGACGGAGCTACTGTGGGGGGACGGAGGTTTTATGGAGGACGTGCCTTGGTTCAACGGAGCAGGGACATTCGAACTGTAACAGGAACTGCCTGTAACTGCAATATGCTGTAATTGGAATATGCAAGTGTGACTGCGTGATGCCGGGGGTTGCCCGGGTTGTCTTGTAACGAACTCTACAGGTTGTTTGATATGCATACAATCTGCACCGCATGGGTAAGATTCAACAAGAAACCCCGCGTTCGTGAACAGCTATCTCGAGATGACTTGTTAGCTACAGCAACTAGACATCTTTCAACTTATATACCAAACCGAACAGCTAGAAGAGCTAATTTGTGCTGCTAAAATACTTGTCTATATGCTACAGAAAAAATGGCTTGTCTTCAAAGAACTGTCGATCGTCAACACGTGGAAGTCAGACAAAACAAACCCATCGACATCAAATCGAATCAAatgcccctccccctccatTCAGCCAAGGTAAGGTCCGACTAGGAACCGCCCAGTGTCGTCATCAAAGCACTATGAATCCCTGTTAGAACATGACACTAAAAAGAGGGTCCCGTTTTCTTCCAGTCAACCGGCCCGCATCAGCGACTTTGCTCTCTGAGCCTCTAATTATCATGGATTGTGCTCAGTAGATATGTATGCACTAGATCGACCTACAGTGATGACCTCGCATAAGCATCTGTAAGCAAGTGAGTATCAATATATGGTAGGTATGTATTTCAGGCTTCGGAGAGTTCGAACCGATAGTCCGTCTTTCATCATGCATAATCCATGTGAACAGTATCACTCTTCGACGGCGGTGGACCTCCAACAAACGCCCTCGTCATATACGGCTCCTTTCCTCTCCCAGTTGCGGGATTTGTAAACATCCCATATTGAGCGATACGAAAAGTATTTACCCTCCCAAATCGCGATCGTACATACCGGATGAGCTGTTTTTACCTCATATGGATAGTTTTAATTCAGCAAATCACTCTCTTTCGATCTTGAATCTGTCGTACTATTAGGAGACAGCTATATATGACATCGTTTCTTTCAAGACACCAAATTAGAACAGCCGTCAAATGGATATCAAAAAACACCATGTGCTAATCAACTTCCTATCATTCTCCTTTCGCTTGTGTACTCTGGGCAACCAAGCCTGGTCTTCCATACTAAGGCTCGTGCCATCGAACTTGCACACTTTT of Fusarium musae strain F31 chromosome 5, whole genome shotgun sequence contains these proteins:
- a CDS encoding hypothetical protein (BUSCO:EOG09261N2L), which codes for MPEPRFSDLILPQNEQLSMSQLMASFKRTTLTIHNRLTSIQTDAGFVDAVSQAYSPRPLVANERCGSWYIPPERKGASAYFKSTDGHERAWKFSTRRLNLHLVELIENNDGIIVVDSTRRGKRMPDALSSTIPIWCTVLNLTLLPSNPSSANLYLPAHLPATTHSQICALIPEFVASFKALNLNLPTCLTKPLRPFWVTPDSSLPSVQDTSSIFDDFRPVICCTASRRVIGSEMDEGGYIQGAADDTEMWAHDLTAPLFWENIDELLKTPEAELPDLISRLVSDHASSKKDEGTQIELTPQLSVCPLPLHANPSECRIAVTQDTTAKDNWIKSKTYMEAGLGKNKQASRSLRTSLPEICDFAAKYLASATEPDQQRIVVACESGRDLSVGVALAISCYLFDDDGKIRKSTEDISFTKTFIKSRLGVVMTAYPGANPSRATLQSVNSFLMDWRK